In Papaver somniferum cultivar HN1 chromosome 1, ASM357369v1, whole genome shotgun sequence, a genomic segment contains:
- the LOC113354139 gene encoding uncharacterized protein LOC113354139, whose translation MFHAAPKTSNVKGHLFLKAYNGEHKCCAGDSDGTKDDPVTRELIKSLIFKQIEQNPNKKARDIVRELKSDYGLEVSYDQAHAGKELCFKELYGEDIKSYTDLRWWCEAVKKHDPGSRADLVVEGGEFKSLFLAFDACISGFEYCRPVLFLDATFLTGKFRGCLMAATGKNVNNGIFPLAYGIVSAETVENWHWFLKKLESILGPRVLTFISDRHEGLIQGIRDVFPTFYHAWCYQHLKNNVRSKTNKKKGEHCVAMGLFKECFYSSTHEGFDQGMKKLKDMECDGLHKFLSEIPVECWSNAHCLGCRYGDMCSNIAESFNS comes from the exons ATGTTCCATGCAGCTCCCAAGACTTCCAATGTGAAGGGTCACTTATTCCTCAAGGCCTATAACGGGGAACATAAATGTTGTGCTGGTGATAGTGATGGAACAAAGGATGATCCGGTTACGCGCGAACTTATCAAGAGTTTGATATTTAAGCAGATTGAACAGAATCCCAACAAGAAAGCcagggatattgttagagaactcAAAAGTGATTATGGGTTGGAAGTGAGCTACGATCAGGCGCATGCCGGGAAAGAATTATGTTTCAAGGAATTATATGGCGAGGACATTAAATCATACACTGACTTGAGATGGTGGTGTGAAGCCGTGAAGAAACACGATCCAGGTAGTAGGGCTGATTTAGTTGTTGAAGGTGGCGAGTTTAAGAGTTTGTTCTTAGCCTTCGATGCTTGCATCTCTGGTTTCGAATATTGTCGCCCGGTACTGTTCTTGGATGCAACTTTCCTAACTGGAAAATTTAGGGGTTGTCTTATGGCGGCTACCGGGAAGAATGTGAATAATG GAATATTTCCTCTGGCATATGGTATCGTATCAGCTGAAACTGTTGAGAATTGGCATTGgttcttgaagaaactagaatctatCTTGGGTCCTCGTGTACTAACTTTTATTTCGGATCGCCATGAGGGTTTGATCCAAGGGATTCGTGATGTTTTCCCAACTTTCTATCATGCTTGGTGTTACCAGCATTTGAAGAATAATGTCCGCAGTAAGACCAACAAGAAAAAGGGAGAGCATTGTGTTGCGATGGGTTTGTTCAAAGAATGTTTCTATTCATCGACTCATGAAGGATTTGATCAGGGTATGAAAAAGTTGAAGGATATGGAATGTGATGGTCTTCACAAATTCTTGAGTGAGATTCCAGTGGAATGTTGGTCCAATGCACATTGTCTGGGTTGTCGTTACGGTGACATGTGTTCAAACATTGCAGAGTCCTTTAACTCTtag